The Coriobacteriia bacterium genome segment GCAAAACCGGCACTATGGTGACGCCGGCGAAGGTCGTTTGTCTGCGTTTTTTGACATCCGTCGGGCTGATACGCACCAGACGGTGCACTCCCTGCTCCGAAGAAAGCATTCCATAGGCATTTTTACCGTGCACGGTAAAAACAGCGCGGTCCAATCCGATTGCTTCACCCGCGGGAGCATCGTGGACCGTGACTTTCCACCCGTTGTTTTCGGCGTACTTGAGGTACATCTTGAAAAGCATCTCGGTCCAGTCCTGGGCCTCGAGACCGCCTTGTCCGGGAACGATGGTCATAATGGCATCTTCGGTGTCGAACTGTCCCGTGAACCAATTCGAAACCTCGAGTTGATCGAT includes the following:
- a CDS encoding PCRF domain-containing protein, producing MIENRTSEIVKLKERTADMYDFLHIGEKETELASLTVQSSAPDFWDDPQHAQSVMSRINSINDEITLYKDVMARFVDLEAASELALSEEDEDLAREVDAMMISLAKSIDQLEVSNWFTGQFDTEDAIMTIVPGQGGLEAQDWTEMLFKMYLKYAENNGWKVTVHDAPAGEAIGLDRAVFTVHGKNAYGMLSSEQGVHRLVRISPTDVKKRRQTTFAGVTIVPVL